The following are encoded in a window of Suncus etruscus isolate mSunEtr1 chromosome 16, mSunEtr1.pri.cur, whole genome shotgun sequence genomic DNA:
- the LOC126032126 gene encoding serine palmitoyltransferase 1-like, giving the protein MSRTLQRDPEVITDKSTSPLMINQLRTTRYSTLPFLAKNAMAEKSEAEELSSGSGCANIIPSDLGILEGMLILWIIRLLFSKTYKLQERSDLTLKEKEELIEEWQPEPLVVPVSKDHPALNYNIVSGPPSHKIVVNGKKCINFASFNFLGLLDNPRVKAAALTSLKKYGVGTCRPRGFYGTFDVHLDLEDRLAKFMKTEKAIIYSYGFATIASAIPAYSKRGDIMSWNRAACFAIQKGLQASRSDIKLFNHNDMGDLERLLKEQEIKDQKL; this is encoded by the exons ATGTCCAGAACACTCCAAAGAGACCCAGAGGTTATCACAGATAAATCAACAAGTCCTCTCATGATCAACCAGCTCAGAACTACTAG GTATTCAACTTTGCCCTTTCTTGCTAAAAATGCAATGGCAGAGAAATCAGAGGCAGAAGAGCTGAGTTCTGGCTCTGGTTGTGCCAATATCATACCAAGTGACCTTGG TATTTTGGAAGGAATGCTGATACTCTGGATAATCAGACTTCTTTTTTCTAAAACTTACAAATTACAAGAACGATCTGACCTTACACTCaaggaaaaggaagaattaaTTGAAGAGTGGCAACCAGAACCTCTTGTTGTTCCTGTTTCCAAAGACCATCCTGCTCTCAACTACAACATTGTTTCAGGGCCTCCAAGTCACAAAATTGTGGTGAATGGAAAAAAGTGTATAAACTTTGCCTCATTTAATTTTCTTGGATTGTTGGATAACCCTAGAGTCAAGGCAGCAGCTTTGACATCTCTAAAGAAGTATGGCGTGGGGACGTGCAGACCTCGAGGATTTTATGGCACATTTGATGTGCACTTGGATCTTGAGGACCGCCTGGCCAAATTCATGAAGACAGAAAAAGCCATTATCTACTCCTATGGATTTGCCACCATAGCCAGTGCTATTCCTGCCTACTCCAAGAGAGGGGACATT ATGTCATGGAATAGAGCTGCCTGCTTTGCCATTCAGAAAGGATTACAGGCATCACGAAGTGACATTAAGTTATTTAACCATAATGATATGGGTGACCTGGAGCGACTACTAAAAGAACAAGAGATCAAAGATCAAAAGTTGTAG